In bacterium BMS3Abin08, the DNA window ATTTTAATCGTGAACTGTCAGGATAAATATCAAGCATGGTAGATATCCAGTTTTCTTGATATCATTACAATGTGCTTTGACGAAAGCCTCAACTTAAGCAAACCTTGCGGTTTGAATGTAAGGAAAAAGAAAAATTAGTCATAAGAGAGACTTCGTCTCTGGATGTAAGGAATTTACATGGATGCTGGCTGAAAGCCAGCTTTATAATTCATAATTTTTCCTTACATGGAAGCCCCGACTTTAGTCGGGGAGCTTCAAAATTAACTATATTTGCTTCATTGCCATGAAGCATCCACCATGCTGCACTGCCGTGAAGCACCCATTGGAGGCTTTGCCTCAATGTTAGGAATAAACGACAATTAATCATAGTTGCTACACTTTGTGTAGCACCCATTTAGTTGGGAATAAAGTCAAGGAATGTAATCAATCAAATCTTCCTTGCATCGGCAAGTCCCGACCTTTGGTCGGGGTTCTTGACAAAAAGGGGATATATAGTTAAATTAAGCACCACCGCCAGAGATGGTGGCTTTCGACAAGCATGCATTGTAAAAAGAGATAAATTGGATTGTCATTTACAGCATATCCAGCTCCTCAGGAGGGCCTCAAAATATACGACTACTTCCCGAAAGAGTGATTTTATTATACACATCTGCAGTACAACCTTTCATACGGAAATAAATGAAATGAGCGGAGGGACCACTTTTATATTAATTGTGCCTATCGGAAGGAATGTCCCGCCTTTCAAGAAGCGTAACAAATCGCATAAGGAACTCAGGGGGTATATTAAGCATTGGCTGACTGAATCATGGTATATTTATTCCATACCGGATACTGATCGACAAAAATCTATAACAGTATCAGGTAGTTATGTCAATTCCTTATTGTAATCTCCCTGGATTTTTGCTATTATGTCTGTAGTCGCTTAATATATTGTTAGCTATCCACAATCAACCAAACGTAAAGAAGGTGCAAACATGAGCAGGAAGAAAAGCATAGACGCTCTGATTAATAAATGCCGTAATTCAATCAATGCTCTTAAAGACGATTATCAGTCATCATTGAAAGAAAAAGAGGTCTCGGAAGAACTAAAAATCGATATCAAGAACATTCTTGAGAACTTGCGTTCTTGTTTGGATTACATAGCTCGCGATGTCCACGAGAAATTTATTTCCGGGACATCATCCAGACTCTATTTTCCAATTCGCCATACAACTGCTGAGTTTCAGCAGGCAATTGCGCGTGATTACAGTGGATTAGATTCGTCTGCTCCAGGAATCTTTAACATTATCGAAAAGGTTCAACCCTATAATGATGTCTGGCTTGGAAAGTTTAATCGGCTTAACAATGATAACAAACACGAAGACCTAGTGGAACAGACACGAACCGAAACGAAGCGTGTAACTGTTTCATCAAAGGGTGGAGATGGCTCTGTATCATGGGGGCCTGGTGTTACTTTTGGTTCTGGTGTTTCCGTTATGGGTGTGCCAATTGATCCACGTACTCAGATGCCAGTACCTAATTCGATTACCGAAACGAAGGTCGAAATATGGGTTGATTTTAAATTTGCCGACAACAATGAGTCGGTAATTCCCTTTTTAGTCAAGTCTATTGACAAGGTCGAATTACTTTGCAAGTCAATACAGGATTATCTATAAAAATGCTAACAAATCAATACAGCGGTAACTCCTGAACCTCCCTCCGCTGCGGGAGAACCAGGAGTTGGAGACGGATGCCCCTCCGGGGCACCGCTCATCGCCGCATTATCCGATAAAAACAAAACGATATGCAAATATTTAAGCACTTAACGGCAAACAATATAAAATTAGATCAAATGCCTTTCCAAAGAGAACTATCGATGGAGGCATATTTAATTGAAAATGAAGGAGTTCTTACTCTTGATAATGAATTATTTAATTCAGTGGAAATTATTGAAGCTGAATTAACTCTAAAGCAAGGAAGAAAGAGCCAGGATACAGATGGACGCATTGACATACTTGTCAAGTATTCTGAGGAGTATATCGGCATAATAGAGTTAAAGCTAGGAAAACTTGAACAAGTTCACTTAGAGCAGTTGGAAGATTATTTGAGTGAACGTGATCGACTGCTTTCAGAATATCCCGATTTAATCAGTCCCGAATTATCAGAAAAACCAAAATGGATTGGCGTTCTTGTTGGCTCATCGATAGATCCAGAGATGGAACGTAAAATATCTGATGGTTACTTAACACATGATGATATCCCCATTGCAGCGTTAACCATGCAAAGATACCGTGGGAATGACGGTCAAATTTATGTTGTTACCGACACGTATTTCAATAATAAAGCATCGACAAAAGACTATACGAAGTATCAATTCGACGGGAAAACATATGGCAAGGGTCGTCTTGTATTAGCAGTTATGAAAAAGTTTGTTGAAGAACATCCCGACGTAACATACTCAGAACTCGTCACAGTCTTTCCAAAGACAACGCAAGGTTCAAGAGGTGTGTTTGCTTTACAAAGCGAGGCTGAAGACATATATGCAAGCTCTTCAAGAAAACGGCATTTTATTAACCCTGAAGATATTATTCAATTAAAAGATTCAGTTATAGCAGTTTGCACTCAATGGGGTGCAAGCAATATTGTCAAATTTATATCTGTAGCCAGACAGAATGGCTATGAAATCGTGCAAGTGAACGGATAATCGGATAAGCGGGGGTTTTCTCCCCCGCTCTCCACACCACCCCGGCAAGCGGGGTCCCGATTCATCGGGATTCCCAAAGCACGTCGGCCCGTAGGCGGACAATAATATCAGAGGCATCACAAGATGCCCCTCTGGGGCGAGCGATTCAACGATGCGCCGTGTGGTCACTTATCCTGTCGGATTCAATGTGCCTCACGAGCTAATTGAGACTCGCAGTTCCCTGCTCTGAGTTCGGCCCTTCACCATGTCCCGGTCATTACACCGGGTATTCGGCTACTATGGCCTCTGCTGACTTCTGCTCAATCTCATCAGGGATTGCTCCCTGATGCGCTGCCTTTACCCGCTCTTGTCCGTTTCCTTGTTCCGTTCGTTATCAGGAGGGAAACGGTCACCTGATAACGCCGTGGGCTTGTTCTTCCGGTTTTGCCCTCCCGGTTTCCCTACATAAAGCAGACCAAAGACCGCCTGTTGAGCAGATCTCCCCGGATAAGAACGTGAACTTTCACTGCACAGTACCGCTATTGGCGGGACTCACAGTTTTGCCGTAGGCTTCCTCCAGACAATCTCTCGCGATTTTGCCCTTGCCTTAGACTGGTACTTCTGCTAATATAAATTATCTTAGCAGGGTTCACGTACAGGGGACTTCCTGCCTGTGCGTTGCACGCAGACAGGTCACCCCTTTAGTTCACGCCCATGCGGGGCGTACACCAGGCGATGGAGCGAACGGCGTTCCGCCGTCGCTCATCTTAACGTTAGCGATATAAAACCATAACGGAGGTAGCAATATGAAGATTAAAATTTATCTCGAACCGAGCGATGAAGGAGGATATACTGTAATTGTTCCCTCATTGCCTGGGTGCATATCCGAGGGTGAAACAAAAGAGGAAGCCATAAAAAATATTAAAGAGGCAATCGAGCTTTATTTAGAACCTGTGGAGGATGATGTTTTAGCCGTTTCTAATGCTGAAGAGTTGGAATTAGCAATATGAGCAAAATTCCCAGCCTGAACTATGATAAGGTAATCAAGGCATTACAGCGTGATGGATGGGTGATAGTTCGCCAACGAGGATCACATATCAGATTGCAAAAGCATATAGAGAAGGAAGTTCTGAAAATAATCGTGCCAGCTCACAAACCTATTAAACGGTCGACTTTATCTCATATCCTTAAACAGGCTCGAATAACCATAGATGACTTTCTTAGAAAATTATAATTTCGCTAATCGGATAAGCGGGGGTTTTTCTCCCCCGCTCTCCACAGCACCCCGCATGCGGGGTCCCGATTCATCGGGATTCACAAAGACTACCGGGTCCCGACGTATCGGGAGTCAAGCTCTCCGACCAAAGGTCGGAGCTTGCCAATGCAAGGAAAATTTGATTAATTACATTTCTTGCCTTCATACCCGACCACAGGTCAAGGCCTTCGGCATGGTGCATTGTAATGAATGTTCACCCACATTTCCTTGATTGACACTAAGCCTTGATCCACGATTCCCGCTGTTGACGGGATCATTCCGGTTTCTTTACACAGTCATCTCGAAGATATTCCTTCAGGCCGCCCCTTGAACAGATCTCCCCGGATAAGCACGTGAACTTTCACTGCACAGTCCCGCTATTGGCGGGACTCACAGTTTTGCCGTAGGCTTCCTCCAGACAATCTCTCACGATTTTGCCCTTGCCTTAGACGGGTATTTTGCTAATATAAATTATCTTAGCAGGGTTCACGTACAGGGGACTTTCACCCCTTATAGTTCACGCCCATGCCGGGCGCACACAACAGAGTGCAGTGAATGCAGTGCAGCAGTGACTTATTGAGCTTGCCATAGGTTACGATTTGCAAATTGTCTTTCAGCTTGTTTATATTCTTCATGGTCTGCATCACTGACTCAGGCGTTCGGCCAGCAAGAAGGAGCGCGAGTAGCCCGGAGGAGGAGATGTCGATGGCAGAGAAATTGAAAGTGTTTGTTGCCCACTCTTTCGAGAAGAGCACTCCAGAGGGCGAGACCCACAGCGACAGAGACGTCGCGGATTGGTTTGTCCGCCTCCTTCGCAAACGCCCGCTATCCTTCCAGGTGCTGACAGGCGCGAAACCCGTCCCCGCGCCAATTGACGAGAAGGTTGCCGCCGACATTGCCGACTGTGGGTGCGTGATCGGCGTTTTTACCAAGCGGCACTACGAGTCCCAATT includes these proteins:
- a CDS encoding YcfA-like protein yields the protein MSKIPSLNYDKVIKALQRDGWVIVRQRGSHIRLQKHIEKEVLKIIVPAHKPIKRSTLSHILKQARITIDDFLRKL